A genomic window from Malassezia vespertilionis chromosome 6, complete sequence includes:
- the ncs1 gene encoding Calcium-binding protein NCS-1 (EggNog:ENOG503NWK4; COG:T; BUSCO:EOG09264RR2), whose translation MGKAQSKLSPEQLSELQKNTYFDRKELQQWYKGFMNDCPSGSLDKAEFARIYKQFFPFGDPTALADYVFNVFDENKNGQIDFKEFICALSVTSRGRLDEKLRWAFQLYDIDGDGTITYNEMLTIVRAIYKMTGQMVKLPWDEDTPEKRVDKIFHMMDYDKNAELSFEEFKEGSKQDPSIVQALSLYDGLV comes from the exons ATGGGCAAGGCACAGTCAAAGCTTAGTCCCGAGCAGCTCTCCGAATTGCAGAAGAACACGTACT TCGACCGAAAGGAGCTTCAGCAATG GTACAAGGGTTTTATGAACGACTGCCCGTCGGGGTCGCTTGACAAGGCCGAATTTGCACGCATATACAAACAGTTTTTTCCTTTTGGGGATCCGACCGCATTAGCAGACTACGTGTTTAACGTGTTTGACGAGAATAAGAATGGGCAGATTGACTTTAAAGAGTTTATCTGTGCGCTGAGTGTGACAAGCCGCGGGCGCCTGGACGAAAAGCTGCGCTGGGCGTTTCAATTATATGACATCGATGGAGATGGAACCATCACGTACAATGAAATGCTCACCATTGTGCGTGCTATTTATAAGATGACCGGTCAAATGGTCAAGCTGCCATGGGACGAAGATACACCCGAGAAGCGTGTCGACAAAATCTTTCACATGATGGACTATGATAAGAATGCCGAGCTGTCGTTTGAAGAGTTCAAGGAGGGCTCCAAGCAGGACCCCTCCATTGTCCAAGCATTGTCTCTCTACGACGGTCTTGTATAG
- a CDS encoding ABC-type xenobiotic transporter (EggNog:ENOG503NU2T; COG:Q; TransMembrane:13 (i234-257o294-317i368-387o393-414i470-492o504-527i909-931o969-990i1041-1066o1072-1091i1149-1173o1185-1208i1499-1519o)), protein MSPASTQRSSYVQSRHLMYGQVPQDMPYADGARHSVHGNARQAHDASFGYDSNGDAIVFDETKPQLNEGMTPPTFDGVPAFAETYWDEQERERGQQHVMPFRPSAHLGIPLSPSMGHPLQPTRFGHGRQFSSGMFNSSDKLLQSPGTYSMFDQGTPGFSAPEKNDDTLNMEEKQGPMSEVLVPGKRKGKGKGKGKGKGKGEGEGEKVGAVPKKAVPKPAKLGDLFRFATPTERLLNVFGLVCAAAAGSAQPVMTILFGDLASDFLRFGNQLRNDPSQAISILQDMQHKTAMNSLYIVIIGIVTWCVVYLYMAIWVYTGEVITLRIRKMYLKAILRQEVAYFDNLGAGEITTRIQSDIQLIQDGISDKIPLMISLIATFVAGFIVAYVRNWRLALVMSSILPCIVLAAVIMNMLVAKYQQIELDYVGKAASIAEETLSTIRTAKAFAMNDHLSKLYDVKNHYATEASQHRAVATGIGIGAFFFCVYSAYALAFYYGSMLLASGNIASGVVMNVIFSVLIGAFGMAMLAPNLQSLSFALAAGGKVYETIDRVSKIDSSSPSGLRPSTCVGNISFCNIDFNYPSRPDVPILQDFSLNIPAGKVTALVGPSGSGKSTIISLVERFYDPGSGHVLLDGTDVTELNIQWLRTQIGLVSQEPTLFATTVRENIAYGLINSPYANLGPEDKNDLVIDAAKQANAHDFIMQLPEGYDTLVGERAALLSGGQKQRVSIARAIVKNPKILLLDEATSALDTASEGIVQEALERASQGRTTITIAHRLSTIKNADNIVVMKNGLVMEQGRHNALLDIKEGIYANLVHAQKIHQRNTEALLEDEVEQSNSYDLPMPPVYAKEEADAQNPSSSRLSIATRDTVSTYFMRLSGVPSFEKDVEPKERVYGIVYLMLRLARTGQDLLLPFFLPGMICAILTGGAYPAFAILFGLTLTNFQQCSSAIDGPCPQPERNSMRHTANHHALYFFVIAILSTIATVFQMSLIQQGSSYLMQRLRSKMFRAYMRADVAFFDEKDHNSGALTSSLAENTQKINSFIGVSMGTVVQSISTLIVGAVISLIYGWKLSLVVIACIPFTLSAGFVRLRLVVMKDVKVRRAHLISSQKACEAASAIRTVASLTREEDCLEQYQESLVDASHVAKRAALWGNVFFAFSQSCSFFVIALGFWYGSRLIFRGEYSNGQFFTIFTAVVFGSIQAGNVFNFVPDISNARSAATNVYKLLDSKPRMDAYSDDGIVLDNCQGHLRFEEVKFRYPTRTSVPVLRGVSMDFPPGTHNALVGSSGCGKSTTIQLTERFYDVSSGRITLDGHDIRTINLRSLRQHIALVSQEPTLYDGTISFNLRLGALDDPDDVTDEQMREAAAEANILDFIEGLPNGFDTEVGGKGTQLSGGQKQRIAVARALIRRPKVLLLDEATSALDSDSEKIVQQALDIAAKGRTTVSIAHRLSTIANADKIFAFQDGVVAESGDHRSLMTHKGIYANLVTLQALERSVHCSALYNMLGGAWIGAALLCAAIADARNAAPVKGNNAVLSANPAQGSSNYIQNHMQNEHHINAFDLPSFFALHDLDRNGVWDRAEIEAMYGVHHSLSRKHSPEAEVHDSKADTIVREVLRVLDKNQDSLISRYEFMRGGPSALPSFPEFGKDALGHHYDEESEYYVHHESIYHKKEADQAAEKYTHKEDLQHFADHAKIERQEEDRERIAEGQPTIAEEERLEDVARAMGQTYESKFEKQFTDEAFAQADVDRSMDNLGAAGRELLSDEHLFRTPNGPRTVVSTVENVYMEDGKFGEANEPPAFASDNEKTGGAVRAPPGHIDGETELGRRIRLERSRREASGRPRFGQGKNGFAKPKDDADRLKAGAPYKYRVKNKGFLRDV, encoded by the exons ATGTCGCCCGCCTCTACGCAACGAAGCAGTTATGTTCAGAGTCGGCATCTTATGTACGGCCAGGTACCACAGGATATGCCGTATGCGGACGGCGCGAGACATTCTGTGCACGGAAATGCCCGGCAAGCGCACGATGCGTCGTTTGGGTACGACAGTAACGGCGATGCAATCGTATTTGACGAGACGAAGCCGCAACTGAACGAGGGAATGACACCTCCTACATTTGATGGCGTTCCTGCATTTGCCGAGACGTACTGGGAcgagcaggagcgcgagcgggGCCAACAACATGTTATGCCGTTCCGCCCCAGCGCCCATTTGGGCATTCCATTGTCGCCCTCGATGGGCCATCCACTGCAGCCCACGCGGTTTGGTCATGGCCGCCAATTCAGCTCGGGTATGTTTAACAGCAGCGACAAACTGCTCCAATCGCCCGGGACGTACAGCATGTTTGACCAAGGCACGCCGGGGTTTTCCGCACCGGAAAAAAATGATGATACTCTCAACATGGAGGAAAAGCAAGGGCCGATGTCTGAGGTACTTGTCCCTGGGAAGCGCAAAGGTAAAGGTAAAGGTAAAGGTAAAGGTAAAGGTAAGGGCGAGGGCGAGGGCGAAAAAGTCGGCGCGGTGCCCAAAAAGGCGGTGCCAAAGCccgccaagcttggcgaTCTGTTCCGCTTTGCAACGCCCACGGAACGACTGCTCAATGTATTTGGACTTGTctgtgcagctgcagccGGCTCGGCGCAGCCGGTGATGACGATCCTCTTTGGTGATCTTGCCTCcgactttttgcgcttTGGCAATCAACTGCGAAATGATCCCTCGCAGGCCATATCGATTTTGCAGGATATGCAGCACAAGACGGCGATGAATTCATTGTACATTGTGATTATTGGGATCGTTACTTGGTGTGTGGTTTATTTGTACATGGCAATTTGGGTATACACGGGAGAAGTCATCACGCTTCGGATACGGAAAATGTATTTGAAAGCGATCTTGCGGCAGGAAGTTGCATACTTTGACAATCTAGGCGCAGGCGAAATCACAACGCGCATCCAAAGTGATATTCAGCTAATCCAGGATGGGATTAGCGACAAGATCCCGCTGATGATTTCGCTCATTGCCACTTTTGTCGCAGGGTTCATTGTTGCCTACGTCCGCAACTggcgccttgcgctggtCATGTCCTCTATTCTTCCGTGCATTGTGCTCGCGGCAGTGATTATGAACATGCTTGTGGCCAAGTACCAACAGATTGAGCTGGATTATGTTGGAAAAGCCGCGTCGATTGCAGAAGAAACGCTTTCCACCATCCGCACCGCCAAAGCGTTTGCCATGAACGATCACCTGAGTAAACTGTACGACGTCAAGAACCACTACGCGACAGAGGCGAGCCAACATCGCGCGGTCGCCACGGGAATTGGCATTggcgctttttttttctgcGTGTACTCGGCGTATGCTCTGGCCTTTTACTACGGCTCCATGCTCCTCGCCAGTGGAAATATTGCAAGCGGTGTGGTTATGAATGTGATTTTTTCCGTGCTGATTGGCGCGTTTGGTATGGCGATGCTTGCACCCAACCTCCAATCGCTGAGCTTTGCACTCGCCGCAGGTGGCAAAGTATACGAGACAATCGACCGCGTTTCCAAAATAGATTCGTCGAGCCCCAGTGGACTGCGCCCAAGCACCTGTGTGGGCAACATTTCCTTTTGCAACATCGACTTCAACTACCCCTCGCGTCCCGACGTGCCTATCCTGCAAGACTTTTCGCTCAATATTCCCGCTGGAAAGGTGACTGCCTTGGTCGGTCCATCGGGGTCCGGCAAGAGTACCATCATCTCTTTGGTGGAGCGCTTCTACGATCCAGGGTCTGGACATGTTTTACTCGACGGCACCGACGTTACAGAGCTCAACATCCAATGGCTCCGCACACAAATCGGCTTGGTGTCGCAGGAACCGACTTTGTTTGCGACGACCGTACGGGAGAATATTGCCTACGGCCTCATCAACAGTCCATATGCCAACTTGGGCCCTGAGGACAAGAACGATTTGGTCATTGACGCCGCCAAGCAGGCCAACGCGCACGACTTTATCATGCAGCTCCCAGAAGGCTACGATACGCTTGTTGgtgagcgcgcggcgctgctctcTGGGGGTCAGAAACAGCGTGTTTCCATTGCCCGTGCAATTGTGAAGAACCCCAAGATTTTGCTTCTGGATGAGGCAACCAGTGCGCTGGATACTGCGAGCGAAGGCATtgtgcaagaggcgctcgagcgcgcttCACAAGGCCGCACTACCATCACcattgcgcatcgcttgAGCACGATCAAGAATGCGGACAATATTGTGGTCATGAAGAATGGCCTGGTTATGGAGCAGGGACGACACAATGCACTTTTGGACATCAAAGAAGGTATTTATGCAAACCTTGTCCACGCCCAGAAAATCCACCAGCGAAAcaccgaggcgctgctggaagaCGAGGTGGAACAATCCAACTCCTACGACCTTCCAATGCCGCCGGTGTACGCAAAAGAAGAGGCGGACGCTCAAAATCCAAGCTCATCGCGCTTGAGcattgcgacgcgcgacaCAGTCTCTACCTACTTTATGCGTCTCTCAGGCGTCCCCTCCTTCGAAAAAGACGTCGAGCCAAAGGAAAGGGTGTATGGCATTGTGTATCTCATGCTCCGCCTTGCCCGTACGGGTCAAGATTTGCTGTTGCCCTTCTTTTTGCCCGGCATGATCTGTGCGATTCTTACAGGAGGCGCATATCCTGCCTTCGCGATTCTCTTTGGTCTTACGCTCACCAATTTCCAACAATGCTCCAGTGCGATTGATGGACCGTGTCCGCAGCCCGAGCGCAACAGTATGCGCCACACTGCGAACCACCATGCGCTCTACTTTTTCGTCATTGCCATTTTGTCTACGATCGCGACTGTATTCCAAATGTCGCTGATCCAACAAGGCTCGTCCTACTtgatgcagcgcttgcgcagcaaaatGTTCCGTGCATacatgcgcgccgacgTTGCCTTCTTTGACGAAAAAGACCACAACAGCGGTGCACTGACCAGCTCGCTTGCTGAGAACACGCAAAAGATCAATAGCTTTATCGGTGTCTCGATGGGTACAGTGGTCCAATCCATCTCCACGCTTATTGTCGGCGCCGTCATTTCGCTGATCTATGGCTGGAAGCTTTCATTGGTCGTGATTGCCTGCATTCCATTCACCCTCTCGGCTGGGTTTGTGCGTCTGCGCTTGGTCGTGATGAAAGATGTcaaggtgcggcgcgcgcatttgaTCTCCTCGCAAAAAGCGTGCGAGGCTGCGAGTGCGATCCGTACTGTGGCGTCTCTTACTCGCGAAGAGGACTGCTTGGAACAGTACCAAGAGTCGCTCGTCGATGCATCGCACGttgccaaacgcgccgcattgtGGGGCAACGTCTTTTTCGCTTTTTCCCAGTCCTGTTCTTTTTTCGTCATTGCCCTCGGATTCTGGTACGGCAGTCGGCTTATTTTCCGCGGCGAGTACAGCAACGGCCAGTTCTTTACCATCTTCACTGCGGTCGTCTTTGGCAGTATCCAGGCGGGCAATGTATTCAACTTTGTCCCGGATATCTCgaatgcgcgcagcgctgcgacCAACGTGTACAAACTGCTGGACtccaagccgcgcatggATGCGTACTCAGACGACGGTATCGTACTCGACAACTGTCAAGGCCATTTGCGCTTCGAAGAGGTCAAGTTCCGCTATCCGACGCGCACAAGCGTGCCTGTTTTGCGCGGTGTCTCGATGGATTTCCCTCCTGGCACGCACAATGCCTTGGTCGGCAGCAGTGGATGCGGAAAATCGACTACCATCCAGCTAACCGAACGCTTTTATGACGTGTCAAGCGGTCGCATCACGCTGGACGGCCATGACATTCGCACCATCAATCTCCGCTCATTGCGCCAGCACATTGCGCTGGTCTCGCAAGAGCCGACGCTGTACGATGGTACGATCTCGTTCAATTTACGCCTGGGTGCATTGGACGACCCTGATGATGTCACGGACGAGCAAATGCGCGAGGCTGCCGCCGAAGCCAACATTCTCGATTTCATCGAAGGCCTCCCAAATGGATTCGACACCGAGGTCGGCGGAAAAGGCACGCAGCTCAGCGGTGGGcagaagcagcgcatcgcggtTGCACGTGCATTGATCCGCAGACCCAAAGTTTTGCTCTTGGACGAGGCTACCTCTGCGTTGGACTCGGACTCCGAAAAAATtgtgcagcaagcgctggaCATTGCCGCCAAAGGGCGCACAACTGTGTCCATTGCCCATCGCCTTTCCACCATCGCCAACGCGGATAAAATCTTTGCGTTTCAGGACGGTGTTGTGGCCGAATCTGGTGACCATAGGTCGCTCATGACGCACAAGGGCATCTACGCCAACCTTGTGACCCtccaagcgctcgagcgctcTGT CCACTGCTCCGCACTCTACAACATGCTCGGCGGTGCGTGGATCGGTGCTGCACttttgtgcgcggcgatcgcGGACGCACGGAACGCTGCTCCAGTCAAAGGAAACAACGCCGTGTTGAGTGCGAACCCTGCGCAAGGCTCGTCCAACTACATTCAGAACCACATGCAGAACGAGCACCACATTAACGCATTTGACCTGCCGAgtttctttgcgctgcacgactTGGACAGGAATGGCGTGTGGGATCGTGCTGAGATTGAGGCCATGTATGGCGTTCACCATTCGCTCTCCCGTAAACATTCACCAGAGGCCGAGGTGCACGATTCCAAGGCCGACAcgattgtgcgcgaggTGCTCCGCGTCCTGGACAAGAACCAGGACTCGCTGATCTCGCGCTACGAGTTTATGCGCGGCGGACCGTCTGCCCTGCCTTCTTTCCCAGAGTTCGGCAAGGACGCGCTTGGACACCACTACGACGAGGAATCGGAGTATTACGTCCACCACGAGAGCATCTACCACAAGAAAGAGGCCGATCAAGCGGCAGAAAAGTACACACACAAGGAGGATTTGCAACACTTTGCAGACCACGCAAAAATTGAGCGCCAAGAAGAGGATCGCGAGCGTATCGCAGAAGGACAGCCGACGATTGCAGAGGAAGAGCGCCTCGAAGACGTCGCCCGCGCGATGGGCCAGACGTACGAGAGCAAGTTTGAAAAGCAGTTTACTGACGAGGCGTTTGCTCAGGCCGACGTGGACCGCTCCATGGACAacctcggcgcggcgggccgcgagctgctttCGGATGAGCACTTGTTCCGCACGCCCAACGGTCCTCGCACAGTCGTGTCCACGGTGGAGAATGTGTACATGGAGGATGGCAAATTCGGCGAAGCCAACGAGCCGCCTGCGTTTGCATCAGACAACGAGAAGACGGGaggcgctgtgcgtgcgccacCGGGCCATATTGACGGCGAGACCGAGCTTGGGCGCCGCATTCGCCTGGAGCGGTCCCGCCGCGAGGCCAGTGGCCGCCCGCGTTTCGGCCAGGGCAAGAATGGGTTTGCAAAGCCCAAGGACGATGCGGACCGTCTTAaggccggcgcgccgtacaaGTACCGCGTGAAAAACAAGGGTTTCTTGCGTGATGTTTAG
- a CDS encoding DNA helicase (COG:L; EggNog:ENOG503NXAX): MRPGDVVALEENALEKKGTKARQERGVVFRVTDTLMTIAIDDAQGKSKSEDDVRTDFTLPPTVRVVKLVNEVTYTRMEKSLDTLVQVLGMADPTSELGAAASSTVRSLFGLHPPTWEKTSREHALHNARLNTTQKDALDFCMRAQQFALVHGPPGTGKTTLIAELVVQLACAHPNARILVCGASNLAVDNLLERVLLTHGYKEPLNAANACVTRIGHPARVLPSLTNATLDVQTTHSSEGMLVREVAQEIEQLMSQLAVHRDTPRAGNKSGRTAPRPKGAERRKMWEQVRELRKEYRKRERSLTGTILQRARIVMATCHGAGSRQLQNIEFDYVIIDEAAQALEAACWTAILKLKSDGKLFLAGDHLQLPPTVKAQNTRSDLAGHLTSQLSVQMENGGALRPPMTLETTLFDRLLAMYGDDAKALLRVQYRMNDEIMAFPNEALYEGKLLADPSCSSIRLCDSNTEEMDAELWNAPVVFYDTTGTGMFDKLAEDDAQGSLLQSKSRCNENEVVLVERHITMLVEHGIDPSWIAVLSPYASQVDLLSSQLGQKYEQAIEIGTVDGMQGREKEVVVISLVRSNEEHDVGFLQDKRRLNVAMTRAKRQFVVVGDAETISGSAQDKRAARAFLRDWIDHLHSHALVEMNPEV, from the coding sequence ATGCGCCCCGGCGATGTCGTAGCGCTGGAGGAAAATGCACTGGAGAAAAAAGGCACCAAGGCGCGCCAGGAGCGCGGTGTGGTGTTCCGGGTCACGGACACCTTGATGACGATTGCGATAGATGATGCACAAGGCAAATCCAAATCAGAAGATGATGTGCGCACGGATTTTACGCTACCGCCAACGGTACGCGTAGTGAAACTAGTCAATGAAGTCACCTATACTCGGATGGAGAAATCGCTCGATACGCTTGTTCAAGTTTTGGGAATGGCGGATCCCACGTCAGAACTAGGTGCGGCTGCATCGTCTACTGTGCGATCCTTGTTTGGCCTTCATCCACCGACGTGGGAAAAGACGTCTAGAGAGCACGCCTTGCACAATGCGCGACTTAACACGACCcaaaaagacgcgcttGATTTTTGTATGCGGGCACAGCAGTTTGCATTGGTGCACGGCCCGCCGGGTACCGGCAAGACGACGCTGATTGCAGAGCTCGTGGTCCAACTTGCATGTGCGCATCCCAACGCGCGGATTTTGGTATGCGGCGCTAGTAACTTGGCCGTAGACAATTTGCTCGAACGCGTCTTGCTTACACACGGCTACAAGGAGCCATTGAATGCCGCAAACGCGTGTGTGACGCGTATTGGGCACCCCGCTCGCGTCTTGCCAAGCCTGACGAACGCGACGCTGGACGTGCAAACGACGCATTCGTCGGAAGGCATGCTTGTGAGAGAAGTGGCGCAAGAAATTGAGCAGCTCATGTCGCAGCTTGCCGTTCACCGCGATACTCCGCGTGCAGGCAATAAAAGTGGGCGTACTGCTCCGCGCCCAAAaggtgccgagcgccgcaaaatgTGGGAGCAAGTGCGCGAACTGCGCAAAGAGTATCGGAAGCGCGAGCGTTCGCTCACCGGCACcattttgcagcgcgcacggatTGTCATGGCAACATGTCATGGCGCAGGAAGCAGACAGTTGCAAAATATCGAGTTTGACTACGTTATTATTGACGAGGCTGCACAGGCTCTGGAAGCTGCGTGCTGGACCGCCATTCTAAAACTGAAGAGCGACGGGAAGTTATTTCTTGCTGGCGACCATTTGCAATTGCCACCGACAGTAAAGgcgcaaaacacgcgcagcgatttAGCAGGACACCTCACGTCGCAGCTCAGCGTGCAGATGGAAaatggcggcgcactgcgcccTCCCATGACGCTGGAAACGACGCTGTTTGACCGGTTGCTTGCCATGTACGGTGATGACGCAAAAGCACTGCTCCGTGTGCAGTACCGCATGAACGACGAGATCATGGCGTTTCCCAACGAGGCTTTGTACGAGGGAAAGCTTTTGGCGGATCCAAGCTGCAGTAGCATCCGCTTGTGCGACAGCAATACTGAGGAAATGGACGCGGAGCTTTGGAATGCACCCGTCGTATTTTATGACACTACTGGCACAGGGATGTTTGACAAACTCGCCGAGGACGACGCGCAAGGATCCCTGCTTCAGTCCAAGTCACGGTGCAACGAAAATGAGGTTGTCCTCGTTGAGCGGCACATTACTATGCTGGTCGAACATGGGATAGATCCAAGTTGGATTGCCGTGCTCTCTCCTTACGCTTCACAGGTCGACTTGCTGAGCTCCCAACTTGGTCAAAAGTACGAGCAAGCGATCGAAATCGGCACCGTGGATGGTATGCAAGGTCGCGAGAAAGAAGTGGTGGTCATCAGTCTGGTGCGAAGCAACGAGGAGCACGATGTGGGATTTCTGCAGGACAAGCGCCGTCTGAATGTAGCCATGAcgcgtgcaaagcgccaGTTTGTGGTTGTAGGCGACGCAGAGACCATCAGTggcagcgcgcaagacaagcgtgccgcacgcgccttTTTGCGCGATTGGATTGATCATTTACATAGCCATGCGCTCGTGGAAATGAATCCGGAGGTGTGA
- the TRP4 gene encoding anthranilate phosphoribosyltransferase (BUSCO:EOG09262N10; EggNog:ENOG503NWSM; COG:E) produces MEYSLATFKPLLTQLVLSVPLPKPQSGKLRTPGPQLSDEQMMALLDHLTDTTFTSNLAHSAVIGSALTVLRTTGTDMNPLVIAHVRRRLVENAQLVVPPVLKPSGYSYTGFVDMVGTGGDGQDTFNVSTTAVFVAGGVDGMRVCKHGGKASSSTSGSSDMLMALGIPLLDVDISALGPVLEELPCSFLFAPKVHSTLAPLAPIRASLGFPSLFNLAGPLSNPIQPARGVYGVHSSGIGLIYAEALRMIGMERVWVVCGQEGLDEISPAGPTDVWELRDGEIDHFIVSPADFGVQTHPLAHVRCGTASENASVVVAMFGGHAVEDVPLAQPLVVAPDAPGEQLAPIPQNVNIGAIYDYTIIQAAALLHVAGRGSLPACAELARASIASRRAHAALSQLRVAMTTLAK; encoded by the coding sequence ATGGAATACTCGTTGGCGACGTTCAAGCCGCTCTTGACGCAGCTGGTGCtgagcgtgccgctgcccaAGCCTCAGTCGGGAAAACTGCGCACGCCTGGTCCGCAGCTCTCGGATGAGCAGATGATGGCACTGCTGGACCACCTCACCGACACGACCTTTACGTCGAACCTTGCACACAGCGCCGTCATTGGGTCTGCGCTCACGGTGTTGCGTACGACAGGCACAGACATGAATCCGCTGGTGATAGCGCATGTGCGTAGGCGACTTGTGGAAAACGCCCAGCTGGTCGTGCCGCCGGTATTGAAGCCAAGCGGCTATTCCTATACCGGATTTGTCGACATGGTTGGCACCGGCGGCGACGGACAGGACACGTTCAACGTCTCGACGACGGCGGTATTTGTTGCGGGCGGTGTGGACGGCATGCGTGTGTGTAAGCACGGCGGCAAGGCATCGTCCTCCACGTCCGGCTCGTCCGACATGCTCATGGCGCTGGGCATTCCCTTGCTCGATGTGGACATTTCTGCGCTTGGGCCCGTGCTTGAGGAGCTACCATGCTCGTTTCTTTTTGCCCCTAAAGTGCACAGCACGCTGGCACCATTAGCGCCGAtccgcgcgtcgctcggGTTTCCTTCCTTATTCAACCTCGCAGGGCCATTGTCGAACCCAATACAGCCCGCCCGCGGCGTGTACGGAGTCCATAGCTCCGGGATCGGCTTAATCTATGCGGAAGCGTTGCGCATGATCGGTATGGAGCGAGTCTGGGTCGTGTGTGGCCAGGAAGGCCTTGACGAGATCTCTCCGGCGGGCCCCACCGACGTGTGGGAACTGCGCGACGGAGAGATTGACCACTTCATCGTGTCGCCAGCCGACTTTGGTGTGCAGACACATCCATTGGCACATGTGCGGTGCGGGACTGCGTCTGAAAATGCATCGGTCGTTGTGGCCATGTTTGGTGGGCACGCAGTGGAGgacgtgccgctcgcgcagccgcTCGTCGTGGCGCCAGACGCACCTGGCGAACAACTCGCACCCATCCCACAAAATGTTAATATCGGTGCGATTTACGACTACACAATCATCCAGGCCGCTGCACTCCTCCACGTCGCTGGGCGCGGCTCGCTCCCGGCGTGTGCagagctcgcgcgcgcctccattgcatcgcggcgcgcacacgccgcgctttcgcagctgcgcgtggCCATGACAACACTGGCGAAGTAA